The following coding sequences lie in one Thalassoglobus polymorphus genomic window:
- a CDS encoding alpha/beta hydrolase family protein: MSQSQQTPPPSIPTDFTRRDALTSLATIAAAGPMAFWSAPSVAVAQREYTPLNRYPRMVHEHFVRQVRIAGQVSKQRIAKLKTKEDAERHVKETQERIRESFGPEPERTPLNPRITGTVERDGYRIENIIFESRPGFPVTANIYVPTNKSGPFPGVVGTCGHSSNGKAAGSYQSFAQGLAKLGYICLIYDPIGQGERLQYPNEKLKSKIGVGVQEHLHAGNQQFLVGEFLGSWRAWDGIRALDYLLTRDDIDKTQVGVTGNSGGGTMTTWLSGVEDRWSMTAPSCFVTTFLRNMENELPADTEQCPPKALALGLDHCDFIAAMAPKPAIILAKEQDFFDVRGSEEAYSRLKHLYKLLGAEDNLALFYGPTPHGYSQENREAMYSWFNRATGMTPDQPGDKAKFDGVLRTAADLAFTAEPEITLEKDETLWCTPKGQVSTLEGTRTIFDFTRDTSQELAAKRKSHSGDALKVAVRDVLKLPKQPKSTPDFQIYRAIGSRGYPKKSATAYAVNTEPGIQAIVYRLLDQRLSSRPPQGGKRATLYVSHLSSDAELRNEELIQEMIKAEPDVPFFTCDVRGIGESMPDTCSPNSFHSSYGNDYFYSIHSIMLDRPYVGQKTLDVLRVLDWMKSFGHTEVHIVGNGWGGLPATFAAVLSDQVNQVTLKHALTSYTDLAETEHYEWPLSTLLPNVLSEFDLPDCYAALKSKNLKQIEPWGAEASGH, translated from the coding sequence CGGATGGTCCACGAGCACTTCGTCCGACAGGTTCGGATAGCGGGCCAAGTCAGCAAGCAGCGGATTGCGAAACTCAAAACAAAAGAAGACGCAGAGCGTCACGTCAAGGAAACTCAGGAAAGAATTCGTGAATCCTTTGGCCCAGAACCGGAACGAACCCCGCTCAACCCACGAATCACAGGTACCGTCGAACGAGACGGCTATCGTATCGAGAACATTATCTTCGAGAGCCGCCCCGGATTTCCTGTGACGGCAAACATCTATGTTCCCACAAACAAATCGGGACCGTTTCCGGGAGTTGTAGGGACATGCGGGCATTCCTCGAACGGAAAGGCTGCCGGGTCGTATCAATCATTCGCCCAGGGACTCGCGAAACTCGGATACATTTGCCTGATTTACGATCCGATCGGACAAGGGGAACGACTCCAGTATCCGAACGAGAAATTGAAATCGAAAATCGGAGTTGGAGTTCAAGAACACCTCCACGCAGGCAACCAGCAATTTCTTGTCGGCGAATTCCTCGGCTCATGGCGAGCCTGGGACGGAATTCGTGCTCTTGATTACCTGCTGACGCGTGACGATATCGACAAGACTCAAGTCGGTGTGACAGGGAATTCCGGCGGAGGAACCATGACGACATGGTTGTCCGGCGTGGAAGATCGCTGGTCGATGACAGCCCCGAGTTGTTTCGTAACCACTTTCCTACGAAATATGGAGAACGAACTCCCTGCAGATACCGAACAGTGCCCGCCGAAGGCACTCGCTCTCGGACTAGACCATTGTGATTTCATCGCAGCAATGGCTCCCAAACCGGCCATTATCCTGGCCAAGGAGCAAGACTTCTTCGATGTTCGTGGATCTGAGGAAGCCTACTCGCGTTTGAAGCACCTCTACAAATTATTGGGAGCCGAAGACAATCTTGCTCTGTTCTACGGTCCCACGCCACATGGGTACTCGCAAGAAAACCGGGAGGCGATGTACAGCTGGTTCAACCGCGCGACCGGAATGACTCCCGATCAACCAGGCGACAAGGCGAAGTTTGATGGCGTGTTGCGAACCGCTGCCGATTTGGCCTTCACAGCGGAACCGGAGATCACGCTCGAAAAAGACGAAACTCTCTGGTGTACACCGAAGGGACAGGTTTCCACTCTCGAAGGGACACGTACCATCTTCGACTTCACGCGTGACACCTCTCAGGAGCTAGCAGCGAAGCGAAAATCTCATTCGGGCGATGCTCTAAAAGTGGCGGTCCGAGATGTCTTGAAGTTGCCGAAGCAACCCAAAAGCACGCCTGACTTCCAAATTTACCGAGCAATCGGCTCACGCGGATACCCAAAGAAATCCGCAACGGCATACGCTGTGAATACCGAGCCCGGCATTCAGGCCATCGTCTACCGCTTGCTGGACCAACGGCTTTCCTCGCGACCGCCACAAGGTGGCAAACGAGCAACGCTGTATGTCTCCCACCTCTCCAGCGACGCTGAACTTCGTAATGAAGAGTTGATCCAGGAAATGATCAAAGCGGAACCAGATGTCCCGTTCTTCACCTGTGACGTTCGCGGAATCGGTGAGTCGATGCCGGACACCTGCAGCCCGAATTCATTCCACAGCAGTTATGGGAACGACTACTTCTACTCCATTCACAGCATCATGCTGGATCGTCCGTATGTCGGCCAGAAAACGCTCGATGTTTTGCGGGTTCTTGACTGGATGAAAAGTTTCGGTCACACAGAAGTCCACATTGTCGGTAACGGCTGGGGTGGGCTTCCTGCAACCTTTGCAGCTGTCCTCTCCGATCAGGTCAATCAGGTCACACTCAAGCACGCTTTAACCTCGTATACCGACCTCGCTGAAACCGAACACTACGAATGGCCGCTCTCGACGCTGCTTCCAAACGTTCTCTCAGAGTTCGACCTTCCCGACTGCTACGCAGCTCTGAAGTCGAAAAACCTGAAACAGATCGAACCGTGGGGCGCCGAAGCTTCCGGCCATTAA
- a CDS encoding alpha/beta hydrolase, which translates to MSFRVDDFQDRFAAHFECAAKLFNGSVYSTMKSIMCIVAICFATTFCQSAFAQRERPLTPIAAKLEPSRFETYKTVEDRELRLHIFEPEELKKSDQRPVFLVIHGGGWTGGNPRSFYPMADHFAQRGMLAISLEYRFMNRKQGTTVFDCVEDARDAVRYLRKNAERLKIDPNRIVVAGASAGGHLALSTSMFDTLMPDRFNKNEPEEKTSSRANALVLLYPVIDTSEEGYGQKKIGERWRELSPVHSIKELKSDMPPTILFHGTGDTVTPYAGAAEFHRLMEEKGNQCELISHQNGVHGYLIFDIDLYNAGIIRIENFLTEQMMIEPIVLKRP; encoded by the coding sequence ATGTCATTCAGGGTTGATGATTTTCAAGATCGCTTCGCAGCACATTTCGAATGTGCTGCGAAGCTTTTCAATGGAAGTGTTTACTCAACGATGAAGTCAATCATGTGCATCGTGGCGATTTGCTTCGCCACAACGTTTTGCCAGTCTGCATTTGCTCAACGTGAACGTCCGCTCACCCCAATCGCTGCAAAGCTGGAACCGAGCCGGTTTGAGACATACAAGACCGTCGAAGACCGCGAGCTGCGTCTGCACATCTTTGAGCCGGAGGAGTTAAAAAAGAGTGATCAGCGACCGGTCTTCCTGGTGATTCATGGAGGGGGCTGGACTGGTGGAAATCCACGTTCGTTCTATCCAATGGCGGACCACTTTGCACAACGAGGGATGCTTGCGATCAGCCTGGAATATCGCTTCATGAACAGAAAGCAGGGGACCACAGTTTTTGATTGCGTCGAAGACGCCCGCGATGCTGTGAGATATCTTCGCAAAAACGCAGAAAGGTTGAAAATCGACCCGAATCGAATTGTTGTTGCAGGTGCATCTGCGGGGGGACATCTGGCGTTGAGCACATCAATGTTCGATACGTTAATGCCCGACAGGTTCAACAAGAATGAACCTGAGGAGAAGACATCTTCACGAGCGAACGCTTTGGTGTTGCTATATCCTGTGATCGACACTTCAGAAGAGGGCTACGGACAGAAGAAAATCGGGGAACGCTGGCGGGAACTCTCTCCTGTTCACTCTATCAAAGAGCTGAAAAGTGACATGCCTCCGACGATCCTGTTTCACGGAACCGGCGATACCGTGACACCCTATGCCGGGGCAGCTGAGTTTCATCGCTTGATGGAAGAAAAGGGGAATCAGTGCGAACTGATCTCTCATCAAAATGGAGTTCACGGATATTTAATTTTCGATATTGATCTCTACAACGCAGGGATTATCAGAATCGAAAATTTCCTGACTGAACAAATGATGATCGAACCAATAGTTTTGAAGCGTCCTTAA
- a CDS encoding PDZ domain-containing protein produces the protein MRPLIYSLSLALIAGGVGVGHHAAHAQVEPAPVEARDQANDTAEDVREQARDAKEDAREATRDAREEAREAVDNPAEDAREATRRAKEDARESARDLKEDARENRRDIKQNANDNLDAIPAAPATNGEAQPGTPKVEERVRQTQDKLDEAAPKANRRMKNNRQGDIKARGDVNARGNVNQLGISLDESASTGIVVGRVTPNSPAARFGLRRGDRIVRFNNQQYVNRAEFRDSLRNWTANGPVPIVYIRDGRQYSQTMPLTVWSQESTQSHGNNIPQTYTNNTSPEPQPYTAARPIYDDVDQYSGQHSGQYSNGAIQPCACDVVQPVIVDPCDFGYHDSYGYDRYDRRAARQYRRMMRRAY, from the coding sequence ATGAGACCTTTAATCTATTCACTCTCTCTAGCACTGATCGCGGGTGGCGTCGGTGTCGGACATCATGCAGCCCACGCACAGGTGGAACCTGCACCAGTTGAGGCTCGAGACCAAGCCAATGACACGGCTGAAGATGTCAGAGAGCAAGCTCGCGACGCGAAAGAAGATGCACGCGAGGCTACTCGTGATGCACGCGAAGAGGCTCGTGAAGCTGTCGACAATCCAGCAGAGGACGCTCGCGAAGCGACGCGGCGGGCAAAAGAGGATGCTCGTGAATCAGCACGTGATTTAAAAGAAGATGCTCGCGAAAATCGTCGAGACATCAAACAGAATGCGAATGATAATCTCGACGCAATTCCGGCTGCACCTGCAACCAACGGAGAGGCACAACCGGGGACGCCCAAGGTTGAAGAACGTGTTCGTCAGACACAGGACAAACTTGATGAAGCAGCCCCTAAGGCAAATCGCCGCATGAAAAATAATCGTCAAGGCGACATCAAGGCACGAGGCGATGTGAATGCAAGAGGCAACGTGAATCAGTTAGGAATTTCGCTTGATGAGTCTGCGTCAACGGGGATCGTTGTTGGACGCGTGACACCGAACAGCCCTGCGGCCCGCTTTGGCCTTCGCCGAGGAGACCGAATCGTCCGGTTTAATAACCAGCAATACGTCAACCGTGCGGAGTTTCGTGATTCACTGAGAAACTGGACAGCGAATGGTCCAGTCCCAATCGTGTATATCCGGGATGGACGCCAGTATTCACAGACCATGCCGCTCACTGTTTGGAGTCAGGAATCGACTCAGTCACACGGTAACAATATTCCACAAACATACACCAATAACACCAGTCCGGAACCACAGCCTTATACAGCTGCCCGTCCGATCTATGATGATGTGGATCAGTATTCAGGTCAGCACTCAGGCCAGTATTCAAATGGCGCAATTCAACCTTGTGCATGTGATGTGGTCCAACCTGTAATCGTCGACCCATGTGATTTTGGGTATCACGACTCATACGGATATGATCGCTACGACCGCCGAGCAGCTCGTCAATATCGACGAATGATGCGTAGAGCGTATTAA
- a CDS encoding M60 family metallopeptidase — protein MRRLCTFVVLVTLGFQIHSHSFAADQKERSLLVEGVTEIAVPGTVGSLSVYGPDAFVIATGETKSGQPAALVAAATLGKGRLVALGHNGYFSRKNAQVGQTGKFVSNLMLWCAGLNDSQPRQLQVGVLDNRDLVNGLKESGLKAKELTGNWSSNLRGLNLVICDPRLLSKEETTKLIEFAEAGNGLLLGSAGWVWEGYNAKEGETLVNDFPGNIIGSQAGLVWDSLTLNSPENKRFVIAETLPESTHAVGALQSLEENPQSADAKLAVETISRTLQSIRGDDELFIPQLQKMLEQKLGEVVIPGRRNEVKRSQPLARLQVALNTRLALGQPIEMLTASPLAEEFPKQPAKRIKPTDKTVTINTQTPRWHSTGLFAKAGDVITITVPASAVQAGLGIQVGCHKDKLWHKDGWNRAPEITRKFAITETETKVGNAFGGLIYVVVPNDCKLGEIVVDISGAISSPLFILGETSVADWRKIRSLPGPWAELASDRFILTVPSEAIRGLNRPDQVMGFWNQVLDTCADLAMISPERKYPERFVTDVQISAGYMHAGYPIMAPLNLALETTDLQTLQEKGNWGVFHEIGHNHQQPEWTWDGLGEVTVNLFSMYVFDTLVPGATQHGQVQPANIAKMRREFEQTGKLEGPWPQLVPYIELKQNFGWQPFKKVFAEYQEIPQNKKPRTLQEKKDLWLVMFSHAVGKDLSDFYDDWNFGASDQAKQAVSHLPKWSPSR, from the coding sequence ATGCGTCGACTCTGCACCTTCGTTGTTTTAGTGACTCTCGGATTTCAGATTCACTCGCATTCTTTTGCCGCTGATCAAAAAGAACGATCATTGCTGGTTGAGGGTGTCACGGAGATCGCGGTTCCCGGGACTGTTGGCTCATTGAGTGTGTATGGTCCCGACGCATTTGTGATCGCAACTGGCGAAACCAAAAGTGGTCAGCCTGCGGCACTTGTCGCAGCCGCAACTTTGGGAAAAGGGCGCCTTGTCGCACTCGGTCACAACGGATATTTCTCGCGTAAGAATGCACAGGTTGGGCAAACCGGAAAGTTCGTTTCCAACTTGATGTTGTGGTGCGCTGGATTGAATGATTCACAACCCAGGCAATTGCAAGTCGGGGTTCTTGACAACCGGGATCTTGTGAATGGTCTGAAAGAATCGGGACTCAAAGCGAAAGAACTAACGGGGAACTGGTCTTCAAACCTTCGAGGGCTCAATCTCGTCATCTGTGATCCTCGTTTACTTTCCAAAGAAGAGACTACGAAGCTGATTGAGTTCGCCGAGGCCGGGAATGGGCTGCTGCTCGGTTCTGCGGGCTGGGTCTGGGAAGGGTACAATGCCAAAGAGGGTGAAACGCTCGTCAACGATTTTCCCGGCAACATAATCGGCTCGCAAGCTGGTCTCGTTTGGGATTCTCTGACTCTCAATTCTCCGGAAAATAAGCGGTTTGTGATCGCCGAGACGCTTCCTGAAAGTACTCACGCTGTCGGTGCGTTGCAGTCACTTGAAGAGAATCCGCAAAGTGCAGATGCCAAACTCGCAGTCGAAACAATCTCTCGAACATTGCAATCGATTCGTGGTGACGACGAACTCTTTATCCCGCAGCTTCAGAAAATGCTGGAGCAGAAGCTGGGGGAAGTTGTCATTCCAGGACGACGGAATGAGGTGAAAAGGTCGCAACCACTCGCTCGGCTTCAAGTCGCACTTAACACACGACTGGCCTTGGGGCAGCCGATCGAGATGCTGACAGCGAGCCCTTTAGCGGAAGAGTTTCCGAAGCAACCTGCGAAACGGATCAAGCCGACCGACAAAACAGTGACGATCAATACGCAGACTCCACGATGGCACAGCACTGGTCTCTTTGCAAAGGCCGGCGATGTGATCACGATCACTGTTCCGGCCTCTGCGGTTCAAGCCGGTTTAGGAATTCAGGTTGGCTGTCACAAAGATAAGCTGTGGCACAAAGATGGATGGAACCGCGCACCTGAGATTACTCGGAAATTCGCCATTACAGAGACCGAAACAAAAGTCGGTAACGCTTTTGGCGGGCTGATTTATGTTGTCGTTCCCAACGATTGCAAGCTGGGTGAAATTGTTGTGGATATCTCCGGAGCAATTTCTTCTCCGTTGTTTATTCTTGGTGAGACATCAGTTGCTGACTGGAGGAAGATCCGCTCGCTCCCCGGCCCGTGGGCAGAACTTGCCAGCGATCGATTCATCCTCACCGTTCCGAGTGAAGCGATTCGCGGACTGAATCGCCCCGATCAAGTGATGGGCTTTTGGAATCAGGTGCTCGATACCTGCGCCGATCTGGCAATGATCTCTCCCGAACGAAAATACCCTGAACGGTTTGTGACTGATGTTCAGATTTCCGCTGGCTACATGCATGCTGGGTATCCGATTATGGCTCCTCTCAATCTGGCGTTGGAAACAACCGATTTGCAAACGCTGCAGGAAAAAGGGAACTGGGGAGTCTTTCATGAAATCGGACACAATCATCAACAGCCGGAATGGACTTGGGATGGCTTAGGCGAAGTGACCGTCAATCTGTTCTCGATGTACGTTTTCGACACTCTCGTTCCGGGAGCCACTCAACATGGACAGGTCCAGCCCGCTAATATCGCCAAAATGCGGCGCGAGTTTGAACAGACTGGAAAACTGGAAGGCCCCTGGCCACAGCTTGTTCCATATATCGAACTGAAACAAAATTTCGGATGGCAACCATTCAAGAAAGTCTTCGCGGAGTATCAGGAAATTCCGCAAAACAAAAAACCGAGAACGCTTCAGGAAAAGAAAGACCTGTGGTTGGTCATGTTCTCTCATGCTGTCGGGAAAGATCTCAGCGACTTCTACGACGACTGGAACTTCGGAGCTTCTGACCAGGCTAAACAGGCAGTCAGTCACCTTCCCAAATGGTCGCCTTCGCGATAA
- a CDS encoding 3-keto-disaccharide hydrolase — MKTSLSLLTVAIIISNQPFALAADPACKKSDSEEGFVSLFDGKTLDGWVGAKESYKVEDGMIVSLADKSGNMVTEKEYSDFIIRFEFLLTPASNNGIGLRMPLKAHAATEGMEIQLLDEDDARYRKLKPYQFHGSVYGVIPAKKGHLKPLGEWNTQEIRCIGPQVTVILNGETIVDGNVVEAVKDGAMDEREHPGVLRTAGHIGLLGHKSVVKIRNLRIKEIASDTASN; from the coding sequence ATGAAAACATCGCTTTCGCTCTTAACTGTCGCCATAATCATCTCGAATCAGCCATTTGCTCTTGCTGCCGATCCAGCCTGCAAAAAGTCCGACTCTGAAGAAGGTTTTGTGTCATTGTTTGATGGGAAAACCCTCGATGGCTGGGTTGGAGCCAAGGAATCTTACAAAGTCGAAGATGGAATGATTGTTTCGCTCGCTGATAAGAGTGGAAACATGGTCACCGAGAAGGAATACAGCGATTTCATCATTCGATTTGAATTCTTGCTGACACCTGCTTCAAACAACGGGATCGGTCTCCGTATGCCTTTAAAAGCTCACGCAGCCACGGAAGGAATGGAAATTCAGCTGCTGGATGAAGACGATGCCAGATACAGAAAACTGAAGCCCTATCAGTTTCATGGCTCGGTTTATGGGGTCATCCCCGCAAAGAAAGGGCATTTGAAGCCGCTCGGCGAATGGAATACTCAAGAAATTCGATGCATCGGTCCGCAAGTGACAGTCATTCTGAACGGAGAGACGATTGTTGATGGCAACGTCGTTGAAGCGGTCAAAGATGGTGCGATGGATGAACGTGAACATCCGGGTGTCCTGAGAACTGCCGGGCATATCGGTTTGCTGGGGCACAAGTCAGTCGTGAAAATTCGCAACTTGAGAATCAAGGAAATCGCTTCGGACACCGCATCGAACTGA
- the ispH gene encoding 4-hydroxy-3-methylbut-2-enyl diphosphate reductase, giving the protein MKVLLANPRGFCAGVNMAIECLEECIREFGTNIFVYHEIVHNRYVVEKFSSQGVKFVNHLSEVPAGSILLYSAHGVSPEIRAEARQRDLRTIDATCPLVTKVHLEAIKYAKANYNIILIGHDGHDEVIGTMGEAPESITLVETPDDVDQLSFSQDDSLVYLTQTTLSVEEANLVIERLKQRYPNIESPPKEDICYATTNRQHAVKQLIQQADLLLVLGSQNSSNSKRLMEIGLAEGKQAYLIDGKDELQPEWFETVETVMITAGASAPEVVVQDCLNHLKEEYGATIEEITTREENVTFPLPKELRQLQSLRE; this is encoded by the coding sequence ATGAAGGTGCTCCTCGCTAATCCTCGTGGATTCTGTGCCGGTGTCAATATGGCCATCGAATGCCTGGAAGAATGTATTCGAGAATTCGGAACAAACATCTTTGTTTACCACGAGATTGTGCATAATCGCTACGTCGTCGAGAAATTCTCCAGCCAGGGTGTGAAGTTTGTCAACCACCTGAGTGAAGTCCCTGCAGGTTCCATTCTGCTTTACAGCGCCCATGGTGTCTCTCCCGAAATTCGGGCTGAAGCGAGACAGCGCGACCTGCGGACTATTGATGCCACCTGCCCACTGGTCACCAAAGTTCACCTGGAAGCGATCAAATACGCCAAGGCGAATTACAATATCATTCTCATCGGTCACGATGGTCATGATGAAGTCATTGGAACGATGGGAGAAGCACCAGAGAGTATCACCCTTGTCGAGACCCCCGACGATGTGGACCAGCTTTCATTTTCCCAGGACGATTCACTTGTGTACCTGACTCAAACCACATTGAGTGTCGAGGAAGCAAATCTGGTGATTGAACGCCTCAAGCAGCGTTACCCAAACATTGAGTCACCACCCAAAGAAGATATCTGCTACGCCACAACGAATCGCCAACATGCAGTCAAACAGCTGATTCAGCAAGCTGATCTGCTGCTCGTCCTCGGCAGTCAGAACAGTTCGAACAGCAAGCGACTCATGGAGATTGGTCTCGCAGAAGGGAAACAGGCATATCTGATCGACGGGAAAGACGAACTTCAGCCAGAATGGTTTGAAACCGTTGAAACGGTCATGATCACGGCAGGAGCGAGCGCTCCAGAAGTTGTTGTCCAAGACTGCCTGAATCATCTGAAAGAGGAATATGGGGCCACGATTGAAGAGATCACCACTCGTGAAGAGAATGTCACATTCCCGCTTCCTAAGGAATTGAGACAACTTCAATCGCTGCGAGAATAA
- a CDS encoding DUF1559 family PulG-like putative transporter — protein sequence MRRRFHHATVTPRRIARPQRGPANQPTNRVANRVAISIVELLVALAIIGLLMALLVPAISQVRLLAQRTRCVNNLRNISFGLTQFDHLHKRLPASGTYFDPDNQPSEPRHSWAVSILPWINQGNLYDQWDLEQAFNSPHNFPLTQTSIPIYQCPLDPSLSGGSHGDQSYAVNGGVGFTHRTREGVADCPIDREGKQIDFNGDGLTCTGTTTDQLDQQLFKRMGLFFLENWKQGQTKRHYSIAEIIDGTSQTFLVSENIRTGFNPDQLNHSFADPHPRRSAFYIGSPCENGDCTAASVNYQLCNQGLNRINGGLTSPEGSSPVPNSLHEGGVNMAYADGHVAFLSESIDGAVYAALASSQGLLLDKTSLQQVIIDGDFF from the coding sequence ATGAGACGCCGTTTCCACCACGCGACTGTTACACCCCGCAGAATTGCCCGACCTCAACGCGGACCTGCAAACCAGCCCACTAACAGAGTCGCAAACAGGGTTGCAATCTCGATTGTCGAACTCCTCGTCGCGTTGGCGATTATTGGGCTTCTGATGGCATTACTGGTTCCAGCTATCAGCCAGGTGCGTCTGTTGGCTCAGCGAACACGTTGCGTCAACAATTTACGAAACATCAGTTTTGGTCTCACGCAATTTGACCATTTACATAAGCGTCTGCCCGCCTCGGGAACTTACTTTGATCCAGACAACCAACCGAGCGAACCTCGACACAGCTGGGCGGTGTCGATCCTGCCTTGGATCAACCAGGGAAATCTTTACGACCAATGGGATCTGGAACAGGCTTTCAACAGCCCACACAATTTCCCTCTCACACAAACAAGTATTCCGATCTATCAATGCCCACTCGATCCATCGTTAAGCGGAGGTTCACACGGTGATCAGTCATATGCTGTGAATGGGGGTGTTGGATTCACTCATCGCACAAGGGAGGGTGTTGCTGACTGTCCGATCGATCGTGAAGGAAAGCAGATCGACTTCAACGGCGATGGACTCACCTGTACCGGAACAACAACCGACCAACTTGACCAGCAACTGTTCAAACGCATGGGACTCTTCTTTCTGGAAAACTGGAAGCAAGGGCAGACAAAACGGCACTATTCCATTGCAGAGATTATTGATGGCACATCGCAAACATTTCTTGTTAGCGAAAACATACGAACCGGATTCAATCCCGATCAGTTGAACCACTCTTTTGCCGACCCTCATCCCAGGCGGAGTGCGTTCTATATCGGTAGCCCATGCGAGAATGGCGATTGCACAGCTGCCTCTGTGAATTACCAACTGTGCAACCAAGGGCTGAACCGGATCAATGGAGGACTGACCTCTCCCGAAGGAAGCTCACCAGTCCCGAACAGCCTCCACGAGGGGGGCGTGAACATGGCGTATGCCGACGGGCATGTGGCGTTCTTGTCAGAGTCGATTGATGGGGCGGTTTACGCTGCACTGGCAAGCTCTCAAGGGCTTCTACTCGATAAAACATCGCTGCAACAGGTGATTATAGACGGAGACTTTTTTTGA
- a CDS encoding glycosyltransferase family 39 protein: MKSLTHHDPDQFGHFRTRELPALLIILGIATLLRCHLLGAVSLWYDEACSLRISQFPTSEMLDAISRDAHPPLYYYALKGWTICFGNATQTVRLLSVLFGVSTTAASWWLVRELSTPKFNHPFQRRDGVAPLLAALLVAINPLHIELSQEARPYTMGTFFAVLAATFLVRANRKDSSHKIPVRPSTWIAFGVCTAALSMTHYYGLWSVGAMFLFAAGVATQRGAWRGLMASIAVIGISWAPWWQTFLFQHTRAVDQLWFPPLTTNSLLETVFQALAGGKHSGLIEILIPVLFFSWFAIGIFFLCSRETSDPLIGLCIISPLLTVILYCVLIRNILGVRYLIFAQTFVLIAIAILIGRINKRQFQIAVLVSVVAWNGYWCLELTKSRLDAAKFPGGMSAANYINEQVVDAAPCIASSPFVFTLLAPHVEAKKNFIVEYRREHRDDLLSGPSIQQKDFFRTDSILQTEKPSKIWAVDVVGLFGKSVRVKLPSDYQISSEARFPERYGYRIDYVIREYRLIEEQLPARSFP, from the coding sequence TTGAAGTCCCTCACTCATCACGATCCCGACCAATTCGGTCACTTCCGCACACGTGAACTGCCCGCACTGCTGATCATTTTAGGAATCGCAACGTTACTGCGCTGCCATCTTCTGGGGGCAGTCAGCTTGTGGTACGACGAAGCCTGCTCCTTGCGGATCAGTCAATTCCCGACCTCGGAAATGCTCGATGCGATTTCTCGTGACGCCCATCCTCCTTTGTATTACTACGCACTCAAAGGTTGGACAATTTGCTTTGGAAATGCGACCCAGACTGTCCGATTGCTGAGCGTTCTTTTCGGGGTGAGTACAACTGCTGCAAGTTGGTGGCTTGTTCGAGAATTGAGTACGCCGAAATTCAATCACCCCTTCCAGCGGCGTGACGGAGTCGCCCCGTTACTGGCAGCCTTGTTGGTGGCGATAAATCCATTGCATATTGAACTCAGTCAGGAAGCGCGTCCTTACACGATGGGAACATTCTTCGCAGTGCTGGCTGCGACCTTTCTCGTCCGGGCAAACCGGAAGGACTCCAGTCACAAAATCCCTGTCAGACCCTCGACCTGGATCGCTTTTGGAGTTTGTACCGCAGCATTGTCGATGACACACTATTACGGATTATGGAGCGTTGGAGCGATGTTTCTGTTCGCCGCCGGCGTTGCCACTCAGCGAGGTGCGTGGAGAGGCTTGATGGCGAGCATTGCAGTCATCGGAATCAGCTGGGCTCCATGGTGGCAGACCTTCCTGTTTCAACATACTCGAGCAGTCGACCAACTCTGGTTCCCTCCACTGACGACGAATTCACTCCTTGAAACGGTCTTTCAAGCACTTGCGGGCGGCAAACATTCGGGACTGATTGAAATTCTGATTCCAGTCCTCTTCTTCTCCTGGTTTGCCATTGGAATCTTTTTCCTCTGTTCGCGTGAAACTAGCGATCCTCTGATCGGTCTCTGCATCATCAGCCCTTTGCTGACAGTCATTTTGTATTGCGTCTTGATCCGCAACATTCTCGGTGTGCGGTATCTGATTTTTGCTCAAACCTTTGTACTCATCGCAATTGCCATATTGATCGGCCGCATCAACAAGCGTCAATTTCAAATCGCTGTACTGGTTTCGGTTGTTGCATGGAACGGTTATTGGTGTTTAGAACTCACAAAGTCTCGCCTCGACGCGGCAAAATTTCCCGGTGGAATGAGCGCAGCCAACTACATCAACGAACAGGTTGTTGATGCCGCCCCATGTATCGCGAGTTCACCATTTGTCTTCACGCTCCTCGCCCCGCATGTGGAGGCGAAAAAAAACTTCATTGTCGAGTATCGCAGAGAGCACCGCGACGACTTGCTGTCCGGACCTTCGATTCAACAGAAAGACTTTTTCCGGACCGATTCAATTCTCCAGACTGAAAAACCGTCCAAAATCTGGGCAGTTGATGTTGTTGGATTGTTTGGGAAGTCGGTTCGTGTCAAACTCCCGAGTGACTACCAGATCTCTTCTGAAGCGCGATTCCCAGAACGCTATGGGTATCGAATCGACTACGTCATTCGAGAATATCGACTCATCGAAGAGCAACTGCCCGCCCGCTCATTTCCTTGA